From Eleftheria terrae, the proteins below share one genomic window:
- a CDS encoding TIGR04325 family methyltransferase: MTWTDTMHQAIERLAMAPGLRSAAERAYWRRFSNNVEANLFHGVFDSAADAVASAPPSRPLGYDNADSANLAYLSRIYPTDYAALFWLANSLAGGMRSVFDLGGHVGIKYYAFRRAIAYPPELKWMVCDVPAVVTRGRELARERDGERCLHFTDEYSHASGFDVLYASGSLQYLPLTLAELITGLPVRPRRLVVNLTPIHPSRSFYTLNSIGTAFCPYRVQSRDDFLDGVIGCGYEKRDEWENTGKTMRIPFHEGYDVDHYSGYCFDLRA; this comes from the coding sequence ATGACATGGACCGACACGATGCACCAGGCGATCGAGCGCCTCGCGATGGCGCCCGGCTTGCGCTCGGCAGCCGAGCGGGCCTACTGGCGGCGCTTCTCGAACAATGTCGAGGCCAACCTCTTCCATGGTGTGTTCGACAGCGCCGCGGACGCGGTGGCCAGCGCTCCGCCCAGCCGCCCACTGGGCTATGACAATGCGGATTCGGCCAACCTGGCCTACCTCAGCCGCATCTATCCCACCGACTATGCCGCACTGTTCTGGCTTGCCAACTCGCTGGCCGGCGGCATGCGCTCGGTCTTCGATCTCGGCGGACATGTGGGCATCAAGTACTACGCCTTCCGCCGTGCCATCGCCTACCCGCCCGAGTTGAAGTGGATGGTGTGTGACGTGCCGGCCGTCGTCACCCGAGGCCGGGAGCTGGCCAGGGAGCGCGACGGCGAACGTTGCCTGCACTTCACCGACGAGTACAGCCATGCCAGCGGTTTCGACGTGCTCTATGCCTCCGGCAGCCTGCAGTACCTGCCGCTGACGCTGGCGGAGTTGATCACCGGCCTGCCGGTGCGCCCTCGCCGACTGGTCGTCAACCTCACGCCCATCCATCCTTCGCGGTCCTTCTACACCCTCAACAGCATCGGCACGGCCTTCTGCCCTTATCGGGTGCAGTCGCGCGATGATTTCCTCGACGGCGTGATCGGCTGCGGCTACGAGAAGCGCGATGAATGGGAGAACACCGGCAAGACCATGCGCATTCCCTTCCATGAGGGATATGACGTGGATCACTACTCGGGCTACTGCTTCGATCTGCGCGCCTGA
- a CDS encoding endonuclease/exonuclease/phosphatase family protein, with product MQILFWNVQTKNVLSREHGAAGQSIAAQAAALNCDIVIFCEVTNESMALCEIEELKRNVLIDHYAPDFSPRAQLTGQMQTDYDNGVALLQANTTRTRRGVNFTARADQLARSATSMASIGDAIVATGHYNPVAGMNAAQQQLSEHLVPLVAKYPYCHARDVAQNHRNYLIYSRMPLQCTFHQVTVASAQREIVEIEVGGSVIYAVHAPAFASGGRDTVQQLANLIVQQTGQGRQAVAIGDMNCDCEELQAYLAQHNTPMALGTTVSIVPPPALPAGQTTEFRSSLLRGRTLNKRLPPTQRSGGTLDYALVPAGTQASLQIAVGIDESDHAAVMLEV from the coding sequence TTGCAGATTCTTTTTTGGAACGTTCAGACAAAAAACGTCCTCAGCCGTGAACACGGCGCAGCCGGCCAAAGCATCGCCGCCCAGGCGGCCGCTCTGAACTGCGACATCGTCATCTTTTGTGAGGTGACCAATGAGTCGATGGCCTTGTGCGAGATCGAGGAGCTCAAGCGCAACGTCCTGATCGACCACTATGCGCCGGATTTCAGCCCGCGCGCCCAGCTGACCGGGCAAATGCAGACCGACTACGACAACGGTGTCGCCCTGCTGCAGGCCAACACCACGAGAACGCGGCGCGGCGTCAACTTCACTGCACGCGCCGACCAGCTGGCCCGCAGTGCCACCAGCATGGCCAGCATCGGCGACGCGATCGTAGCCACCGGCCACTACAACCCGGTTGCCGGCATGAACGCCGCACAGCAGCAGTTGTCTGAGCACCTCGTGCCGCTGGTCGCCAAGTACCCGTACTGCCATGCGCGCGACGTTGCGCAGAACCATCGCAACTACCTGATCTACTCCCGCATGCCGCTGCAGTGCACCTTCCACCAGGTGACTGTGGCCAGCGCCCAGCGCGAGATCGTGGAGATCGAGGTCGGCGGCTCGGTGATCTACGCGGTGCATGCACCGGCCTTTGCCAGCGGCGGCCGGGACACCGTGCAGCAGCTCGCGAACCTCATCGTGCAGCAGACCGGCCAGGGCCGGCAGGCCGTCGCCATCGGCGACATGAACTGCGACTGCGAGGAGCTCCAGGCCTACCTGGCGCAGCACAACACGCCGATGGCGCTCGGCACCACCGTGAGCATCGTGCCGCCCCCGGCCTTGCCGGCCGGCCAGACCACCGAGTTCAGGAGCAGCCTGCTGCGCGGGCGCACCCTGAACAAGCGCTTGCCGCCGACGCAACGCAGTGGCGGCACGCTCGACTACGCGCTGGTGCCGGCCGGCACGCAGGCGTCCCTGCAGATCGCGGTGGGCATCGATGAGTCCGACCATGCCGCGGTGATGCTGGAGGTCTGA
- a CDS encoding superoxide dismutase — MQDIDTDRRRLLALGAASLSLPLGEHVCAAPAPAAPAASAGNAPAVRLRPLPWERAALEPVISARTIGFHYDKHHRAYAENLAKAIRGTAYEGQPLEKIVRASANQPSERAIYNNAAQDWNHSFFWHSLSPRGGGKPPREVLKPLEDSFGSFDAFGGQFVKAATGLFGSGWLWLVQNAGSGRLELLQAPNADSPIALGDAQPLAVLDVWEHAYYLDYQNRRPAYAEAVFDRLLNWSFIATNLAQTRRA, encoded by the coding sequence ATGCAAGACATTGACACCGATCGCCGGCGCTTGCTCGCCCTCGGCGCTGCCAGCCTGAGCCTGCCGCTCGGCGAGCACGTCTGCGCCGCCCCCGCCCCGGCCGCCCCGGCCGCTTCCGCGGGCAATGCGCCGGCGGTCCGCCTGCGGCCGCTGCCCTGGGAGCGCGCTGCGCTGGAACCGGTGATCTCGGCCCGCACCATCGGTTTCCACTACGACAAGCACCACCGCGCCTATGCCGAGAATCTGGCCAAGGCGATCCGCGGCACCGCCTACGAAGGGCAGCCGCTGGAGAAGATCGTGCGGGCCAGCGCCAACCAGCCCAGCGAGCGTGCCATCTACAACAACGCCGCGCAGGACTGGAACCACAGCTTCTTCTGGCACAGCCTCAGTCCCCGGGGCGGCGGCAAGCCGCCCCGCGAGGTGCTCAAGCCGCTGGAGGATTCCTTCGGTTCCTTCGATGCCTTCGGGGGGCAGTTCGTGAAGGCGGCCACCGGCCTGTTCGGTTCGGGCTGGCTGTGGCTGGTACAAAACGCGGGTTCCGGCCGGCTGGAGCTCCTCCAGGCGCCGAATGCCGACAGCCCCATCGCGCTCGGCGATGCACAGCCGCTGGCGGTGCTCGACGTCTGGGAGCATGCCTACTACCTCGACTACCAGAACCGGCGCCCCGCCTATGCCGAGGCGGTGTTCGACCGGCTGCTGAACTGGTCGTTCATCGCCACCAACCTGGCACAGACCCGCCGTGCCTGA
- the gloA gene encoding lactoylglutathione lyase produces MSFSTETQPGVCAEPPEATRGFVFNHTMLRVKDPAVALDFYTRVLGLRLLRRLDFPEMTFSLYFLARPEDTTAAPEDSSARTAWTFSQRGVLELTHNWGTEADADFKYHDGNAQPQGFGHICFSVPDLDAAVRWFDDNQVAYVKRPEQGKMKDVAFIKDPDGYWIEIVEAGRLARLGQPTA; encoded by the coding sequence ATGAGCTTCTCCACCGAAACCCAGCCCGGCGTCTGTGCCGAACCGCCCGAGGCGACCCGCGGTTTCGTGTTCAATCACACCATGCTGCGCGTCAAGGACCCTGCCGTGGCGCTCGACTTCTACACCCGGGTGCTGGGCCTGCGCCTGCTGCGCCGGCTGGATTTCCCCGAGATGACGTTCTCGCTGTATTTCCTCGCCCGCCCGGAAGACACAACGGCCGCGCCCGAAGACAGCTCGGCCCGCACCGCCTGGACCTTCTCGCAGCGCGGCGTGCTGGAGCTCACGCACAACTGGGGCACCGAGGCCGACGCCGACTTCAAGTACCACGACGGCAACGCGCAGCCGCAAGGCTTCGGTCACATCTGCTTCTCGGTGCCCGACCTCGATGCCGCGGTGCGCTGGTTCGACGACAACCAGGTGGCCTACGTCAAGCGACCGGAGCAGGGCAAGATGAAGGACGTGGCCTTCATCAAGGACCCCGACGGGTACTGGATCGAGATCGTCGAGGCCGGCCGACTGGCGCGCCTGGGCCAGCCCACCGCCTAG
- a CDS encoding Crp/Fnr family transcriptional regulator, producing the protein MPPALATFEAPAARRAVLLQGRWFAGLPGALQDALLERGRLRQLAAGERLFLRGDPPCGLYAVLHGAVCISGAGGQPELGKEALLTILEPPLWFGEIALFDRQPRTHDAVAHVPSVLLQVPQAPLLEWLEARPDHWRELGVLVSHKLRQAFLALEDMALLPAPQRLARRLVRIAEGQEAQAQSIDSRLRLSQQQLSSLLSLTRQTTNQILKDFEKRGLLRVVRGGIEVLDLAGLRGLQ; encoded by the coding sequence ATGCCGCCCGCCCTTGCCACTTTCGAAGCCCCTGCCGCACGACGCGCGGTGCTCCTGCAAGGCCGCTGGTTCGCCGGCCTGCCTGGCGCACTGCAGGACGCCTTGCTGGAGCGCGGCCGCTTGCGCCAACTGGCCGCTGGCGAGCGCTTGTTCCTGCGCGGCGACCCGCCCTGCGGCCTGTACGCGGTGCTGCACGGGGCGGTGTGCATCTCGGGCGCGGGCGGTCAGCCCGAGCTCGGCAAGGAAGCCTTGCTCACCATCCTCGAGCCACCGCTGTGGTTCGGTGAGATTGCCTTGTTCGACCGGCAGCCGCGCACCCACGACGCAGTGGCACACGTTCCCAGCGTGCTGCTGCAGGTGCCGCAGGCGCCGCTGCTGGAATGGCTGGAGGCGAGGCCCGATCACTGGCGCGAACTGGGCGTGCTGGTGAGCCACAAGCTCAGGCAGGCCTTTCTGGCGCTGGAGGACATGGCGCTGCTGCCGGCGCCGCAGCGCCTGGCACGCCGGCTGGTACGCATCGCGGAAGGCCAGGAAGCGCAGGCGCAGTCGATCGACTCCCGGCTGCGGCTGTCGCAGCAACAGCTATCGAGCCTGCTGTCGCTGACACGTCAGACCACCAACCAGATCCTGAAGGACTTCGAGAAGCGCGGCCTGCTCCGGGTGGTGCGCGGCGGCATCGAGGTGCTCGACCTGGCCGGCTTGCGCGGCCTGCAGTGA
- a CDS encoding AraC family transcriptional regulator: MKSPTAGFTATALNDAWLRTSHRQTLLTSRDRDCAQDLVSRVFRPHRLEPKGGRADLIASMETLRAAGCGICLLRYHAAVDILPGPLDDFYLIQMPLRGSAVIEAGGEAFLSDTGCASLLSPEPDLSMHWGAGNEQLIVRIEAQAVQRFVDSWCGRPLGPPPTFDPRLHLDQHPALREVLHSMIEVADWMHAAPDEAGPAAEAAPAGLSAAQLQHRLLAILLSSQPHSASDCLAASSPPVAPRCVRLVEDYLVAHCHEPLTPEGLAQLAGVSVRSLFLGFQRYRGVSPMRMLRELRLQRVRDELLRAPPGRRIGDIAMRWGFYHLGRFGQEYRQAYGELPRQTLAAGRYT; this comes from the coding sequence ATGAAGAGCCCCACTGCAGGCTTCACCGCCACAGCGCTGAATGACGCCTGGTTGCGAACATCGCATCGGCAGACGCTGCTCACCTCCCGGGACCGGGACTGCGCCCAGGACCTGGTCAGCCGTGTCTTCCGGCCGCACCGGCTGGAGCCCAAGGGCGGCCGTGCGGACCTCATCGCGTCGATGGAGACGCTCAGGGCCGCGGGCTGTGGCATCTGCCTGCTGCGCTATCACGCGGCGGTCGACATCCTCCCCGGCCCGCTGGACGACTTCTACCTGATCCAGATGCCGCTGCGCGGCAGCGCGGTGATCGAGGCAGGCGGCGAGGCCTTCCTGTCGGACACCGGCTGCGCGAGCCTGCTGTCGCCAGAGCCCGACCTGAGCATGCACTGGGGCGCCGGCAACGAGCAGCTCATCGTGCGCATCGAGGCCCAGGCGGTGCAGCGCTTCGTCGACAGCTGGTGCGGCCGGCCGCTCGGGCCCCCGCCCACCTTCGACCCCCGCCTCCACCTCGACCAGCACCCCGCCCTGCGGGAGGTGCTTCACTCGATGATCGAGGTGGCCGACTGGATGCACGCCGCGCCGGACGAGGCCGGCCCTGCCGCTGAGGCGGCGCCAGCCGGCCTGTCGGCCGCGCAACTGCAGCACCGCCTGCTCGCCATCCTGTTGAGCAGCCAGCCGCATTCGGCGAGCGACTGCCTGGCCGCCAGCAGCCCGCCGGTCGCCCCTCGTTGCGTGCGCCTGGTGGAGGACTACCTGGTGGCCCATTGCCATGAGCCGCTGACGCCGGAGGGGCTGGCGCAGCTGGCCGGCGTCAGCGTGCGCAGCCTCTTCCTCGGCTTCCAGCGCTACCGCGGCGTCAGTCCCATGCGGATGCTGCGTGAACTGCGCCTGCAGCGGGTGCGCGATGAACTGCTGCGTGCGCCACCGGGCAGGCGCATCGGCGACATCGCCATGCGCTGGGGCTTCTACCACCTGGGCCGCTTTGGCCAGGAGTACCGCCAGGCCTATGGCGAGCTGCCGCGGCAGACCTTGGCCGCCGGGCGCTACACCTGA
- a CDS encoding diguanylate cyclase domain-containing protein: MSASNRLPVWWLAALTCGAMLPAALWLAGGPLSGGLGWCLPAAAAATLAGLALEGRRARRQAGALQARLQQELRLCRERVRDLQAVADAVPAQIAHIDRHERAVFVNARVARVYGWDPQALIGRSMREVFGDTEYGRLQPMVRQALAGQAVSFEHCAQRHGQDRYAQVEYIPDIDASGQVGGFFVMVSDVTQRKRAELLHQQSEERLRTITGNLPMLISYLDHELRVRFCNDTFKQWFGTPASAVLGVPVAQALGPQLMAQVGDALARAARGERVELEHTARSRRGLLHLHATYVPHLADDGSVIGVYTLSTDVTALKESQQQLNRLAMLDALTGLPNRRSFHERLRESMARAVETGAPMALMFLDVDHFKSINDLRGHAVGDAVLQGFAARVHAGVRRSDMVARLGGDEFVVVLDGLADASEADRIADKIVKAVCAQPIEVPGGPVAVTTSLGLAVFDGQDASEAALMARADAALYAAKKAGRDGWCLAAPAA; the protein is encoded by the coding sequence ATGTCTGCTTCGAACCGACTTCCCGTCTGGTGGCTGGCCGCACTGACCTGTGGCGCCATGCTGCCGGCTGCCTTGTGGCTGGCCGGCGGACCGCTCTCCGGCGGACTCGGCTGGTGCCTGCCGGCCGCGGCGGCCGCCACGCTGGCCGGACTCGCGCTGGAGGGCCGGCGCGCCCGGCGTCAGGCCGGCGCGCTGCAGGCCCGCCTGCAGCAGGAGCTGCGGCTGTGCCGCGAGCGGGTGCGCGACCTGCAGGCGGTGGCCGACGCGGTGCCGGCCCAGATCGCCCATATCGACCGGCACGAGCGGGCGGTGTTCGTCAATGCGCGGGTCGCCCGGGTCTATGGCTGGGACCCGCAGGCCCTGATCGGCCGGTCGATGCGCGAGGTCTTCGGTGACACCGAGTACGGCCGGCTGCAGCCCATGGTGCGCCAGGCGCTGGCAGGCCAGGCCGTCAGTTTCGAGCACTGCGCACAGCGGCACGGCCAGGATCGTTATGCGCAGGTGGAGTACATCCCCGACATCGATGCCAGCGGGCAGGTCGGCGGCTTTTTCGTGATGGTCTCGGATGTCACGCAGCGCAAGCGCGCGGAGCTGCTGCACCAGCAAAGCGAGGAACGGCTGCGCACCATCACCGGCAACCTGCCGATGCTGATTTCCTACCTTGACCATGAACTGCGGGTGCGCTTCTGCAACGACACCTTCAAGCAGTGGTTCGGCACGCCAGCCTCGGCCGTCCTCGGCGTGCCGGTGGCGCAGGCGCTCGGGCCCCAGCTGATGGCCCAGGTGGGTGACGCGCTGGCGCGCGCCGCCCGCGGCGAGCGGGTGGAGCTGGAGCACACCGCCCGCTCGCGCCGGGGCCTGCTGCACTTGCATGCCACCTATGTGCCGCACCTGGCCGACGACGGCAGCGTGATCGGCGTCTACACGCTGTCCACCGACGTCACCGCGCTCAAGGAGTCGCAGCAGCAGCTGAACCGGCTGGCGATGCTCGACGCCCTCACCGGCTTGCCGAACCGCCGCAGCTTCCACGAGCGCCTGCGCGAGAGCATGGCCCGCGCGGTCGAGACCGGGGCACCGATGGCCTTGATGTTCCTCGATGTGGATCATTTCAAGTCCATCAACGACCTGCGTGGCCATGCGGTGGGCGATGCGGTGCTGCAGGGCTTTGCGGCACGGGTGCATGCCGGCGTGCGCCGCAGCGACATGGTGGCGCGGCTCGGTGGCGACGAATTCGTCGTGGTGCTCGACGGCCTGGCCGATGCCAGCGAGGCCGACCGCATCGCCGACAAGATCGTGAAGGCGGTGTGTGCCCAGCCCATCGAGGTGCCGGGCGGCCCGGTGGCTGTCACCACCAGCCTGGGGCTGGCGGTGTTCGACGGGCAGGACGCCAGCGAAGCCGCGCTGATGGCTCGCGCCGATGCTGCGCTGTATGCCGCCAAGAAGGCCGGCCGCGACGGCTGGTGCCTCGCCGCACCGGCGGCCTGA
- a CDS encoding styrene monooxygenase/indole monooxygenase family protein — MSRRIAIVGAGQSGLPLAISLLRRGHQVTLLSNRSAEQIRQGPVMSSQCMFASAVGIERAHDLDLWTGRCPPVEGIGLSVPHPASPGQKLIDFAARLEQPAFSVDQRLKMPVWMERFEQEGGRLVIGEVGIDELEDLAGSHELTVVASGKGRVGQLFERDAQRSPYASPQRALALTYVHGMQPRTPFSRVCFNLIPGVGEYFVFPALTLSGACEIMVFEGLPGGPMDCWAEVKSPQEHLARSLHLLDTFLPWEAQRCREVQLTDEQGTLAGQVTPTVRQPVGRLPSGRLVLAMGDAVVLNDPITGQGSNSATRCFQFYLDAIVERETDEFDARWMQDTFDRYWSHAQHVVRWTNRLLAPPEDHVLALLTAAQDRPTIASEIVNNFDDPRRYFPWWFDAAEGHRFIGEHMAMAA; from the coding sequence ATGTCTCGACGCATCGCCATCGTAGGTGCAGGGCAGTCCGGTCTGCCGCTGGCCATCAGCCTGCTGAGGCGGGGCCACCAGGTGACCCTGCTGTCCAACCGCTCTGCCGAGCAGATCCGCCAGGGTCCGGTGATGTCCAGCCAATGCATGTTCGCCAGCGCCGTCGGCATCGAGCGGGCGCACGACCTGGACCTGTGGACCGGGCGCTGCCCGCCGGTGGAAGGCATCGGCCTCAGCGTGCCGCATCCCGCCAGCCCCGGCCAGAAGCTGATCGACTTCGCGGCACGGCTCGAACAGCCGGCGTTCTCGGTGGACCAGCGGCTGAAGATGCCGGTGTGGATGGAGCGCTTCGAGCAGGAAGGCGGTCGCCTGGTCATTGGCGAGGTCGGCATCGACGAACTGGAAGACCTGGCAGGCTCACACGAGCTGACGGTGGTGGCCAGTGGCAAGGGCAGGGTGGGGCAGTTGTTCGAGCGGGACGCACAACGCAGCCCCTATGCGAGCCCGCAGCGCGCGCTGGCGTTGACCTATGTCCATGGCATGCAGCCCCGCACCCCGTTCTCGCGGGTGTGCTTCAACCTGATCCCGGGGGTCGGCGAGTACTTCGTGTTCCCGGCACTGACCCTGAGCGGCGCCTGCGAGATCATGGTGTTCGAAGGCCTGCCTGGCGGTCCGATGGACTGCTGGGCCGAGGTGAAGTCGCCCCAGGAGCACCTGGCTCGCAGCCTGCACCTCCTCGATACCTTCCTGCCCTGGGAAGCGCAGCGCTGCCGCGAGGTCCAGCTCACGGACGAGCAGGGGACCTTGGCCGGCCAGGTCACTCCCACGGTGCGCCAGCCGGTTGGCCGCCTGCCTTCCGGCCGGCTGGTCCTCGCGATGGGCGATGCGGTGGTGTTGAACGATCCCATCACCGGGCAGGGCTCCAACAGTGCCACCCGGTGTTTCCAGTTCTACCTCGATGCCATCGTGGAGCGCGAGACCGACGAGTTCGACGCCCGCTGGATGCAGGACACCTTCGACCGCTACTGGAGCCATGCCCAGCACGTGGTCCGGTGGACCAACCGCTTGCTGGCCCCGCCGGAAGACCATGTGCTCGCACTCCTGACGGCGGCGCAGGACAGACCCACCATCGCCAGCGAGATCGTGAACAACTTCGACGACCCCCGCCGGTATTTCCCCTGGTGGTTCGATGCGGCGGAGGGCCACCGCTTCATCGGCGAGCACATGGCCATGGCGGCCTGA
- a CDS encoding DNA glycosylase AlkZ-like family protein: MPAITLDTLRRYAVTRTLFTPTTLLRAVGRLGFVQADPIRAPARAQDLILRHRVTGYRVGDLERRYPRLALEEDCFVNYGFLPREHLGLMHPRVARRPWDEDTHRRAAEVLAFVRERRRVHPREVEARFAHGRITNYWGGTSAATTHLLDGMHYRGLLRVARRDKGIRVYEAIEHPVADDSPAAQAERAAALVDLVVRTYAPLPVRSLSTAVLMLDYGAPHLAAPVRAALRLARERLSSTEIDGVAWYWPADEKPGSSRYQPDDEVRLLAPFDPVVWDRNRFERLWGWTYRFEAYTPAARRRLGYYALPLLWREHVIGWGNLSLQPDGRLATSLGYIAGEAPRDPAFGRALEAELERVRGFLGAAG; this comes from the coding sequence ATGCCCGCTATCACCCTCGACACCCTGCGACGATATGCCGTCACCCGCACCCTCTTCACCCCCACGACGCTGCTGCGCGCGGTCGGCCGGCTGGGGTTCGTTCAGGCCGACCCGATCCGGGCGCCAGCCCGCGCGCAGGACCTGATCCTGCGGCACCGCGTCACGGGCTACCGGGTGGGCGACCTGGAGCGGCGCTATCCGCGGCTGGCCCTCGAGGAAGATTGCTTCGTCAACTATGGCTTCCTGCCGCGTGAGCACCTGGGGCTGATGCACCCGCGGGTGGCCAGGCGTCCCTGGGATGAAGACACGCACCGCCGTGCGGCCGAGGTGCTCGCCTTCGTGCGGGAGCGGCGCCGGGTCCATCCGCGCGAGGTCGAGGCCCGCTTTGCGCATGGCCGCATCACCAACTACTGGGGCGGCACCAGCGCCGCCACCACTCACCTGCTCGACGGCATGCATTACCGCGGCCTGCTGCGAGTGGCGCGGCGGGACAAGGGCATCCGCGTCTACGAAGCGATCGAGCATCCGGTGGCGGACGACAGTCCCGCCGCCCAGGCCGAGCGGGCGGCGGCACTCGTGGACCTGGTGGTGCGCACCTATGCACCGCTGCCGGTGCGCAGCCTGTCCACCGCCGTGCTGATGCTGGATTACGGGGCGCCGCACCTGGCAGCGCCGGTGCGCGCGGCCCTGCGCCTGGCACGGGAGCGGCTGTCCAGCACCGAGATCGACGGTGTGGCCTGGTACTGGCCGGCGGACGAGAAGCCGGGGTCGTCGCGCTACCAGCCGGATGACGAGGTGCGGCTGCTGGCGCCGTTCGACCCGGTGGTCTGGGACCGCAACCGCTTCGAGCGGCTGTGGGGCTGGACCTATCGCTTCGAAGCCTACACGCCGGCGGCCCGGCGCCGGCTCGGGTACTACGCCCTGCCCCTGCTCTGGCGCGAGCATGTCATCGGCTGGGGCAATCTGTCCTTGCAACCGGACGGCCGGCTGGCGACTTCGCTGGGCTACATCGCTGGCGAGGCGCCACGCGATCCGGCCTTTGGCCGGGCACTGGAAGCGGAACTCGAGCGCGTGCGCGGCTTTCTCGGCGCAGCCGGCTGA
- a CDS encoding DUF962 domain-containing protein, which produces MSHAVAPLVHYAAYHRDRRNIATHFVGVPMIVLAVTAWLARVQWPALGPLGSLATVASAVVVLYYLALDRRLGLAMAVFNGLAWMGGTWLAAQPWASWLGGSVALFVVGWAFQFLGHLLEGRKPAFVDDLRGLLIGPLFIVAEVLFALGLCRDLHSAIERHAGAPRPASVHRSAA; this is translated from the coding sequence ATGAGCCACGCCGTCGCCCCCCTGGTCCACTACGCTGCCTACCATCGCGATCGCCGCAACATCGCCACTCATTTCGTCGGCGTCCCCATGATCGTGCTCGCGGTGACGGCCTGGCTGGCCCGTGTGCAATGGCCCGCGCTGGGCCCGCTGGGGTCGCTGGCCACGGTGGCGAGCGCTGTGGTGGTGCTCTACTACCTGGCGCTCGACCGCCGCCTTGGCCTCGCCATGGCGGTGTTCAACGGCCTGGCCTGGATGGGCGGCACCTGGCTGGCGGCCCAGCCGTGGGCCAGCTGGCTGGGTGGCAGTGTGGCGCTGTTCGTGGTCGGCTGGGCCTTCCAGTTCCTGGGCCACCTGCTGGAAGGGCGCAAGCCGGCCTTCGTGGATGACTTGCGCGGGCTGCTGATCGGCCCGCTGTTCATCGTCGCGGAAGTGCTTTTCGCGCTTGGCCTGTGCCGCGACCTGCACAGCGCCATCGAGCGCCACGCCGGTGCGCCGCGGCCGGCCTCCGTGCACCGCAGCGCCGCCTGA
- a CDS encoding CDP-alcohol phosphatidyltransferase family protein, which translates to MNRTDQPVKHFSMLRGFHLADFFTLANAACGMGSIFLAMAYMASGSLQQFYLALALGPLALVFDVLDGRIARWRQAHSALGRELDSLADVVSFGVGPATLGFAAGMQGGWDVLVLVYFVCCGVSRLARFNVTAESLSAGSDKVAYFEGTPIPTSLLLTLVLAIAASQAALGDGLWGGVLALGPWELHPLVLMFALSGTAMISKTLRIPKL; encoded by the coding sequence ATGAATCGCACTGACCAGCCCGTCAAGCACTTCTCGATGCTTCGCGGCTTCCACCTGGCCGACTTCTTCACGCTGGCCAATGCAGCGTGTGGCATGGGCAGCATCTTCCTGGCGATGGCCTACATGGCCAGCGGCTCGCTGCAGCAGTTCTACCTGGCGCTGGCCCTCGGGCCCTTGGCGCTGGTCTTCGACGTGCTCGACGGCCGCATTGCGCGCTGGCGCCAGGCGCACTCGGCGCTCGGACGCGAGCTCGACTCGCTGGCGGACGTGGTGTCCTTCGGTGTCGGTCCCGCGACGCTCGGCTTCGCGGCCGGGATGCAAGGCGGCTGGGATGTGCTGGTCCTGGTCTACTTCGTCTGCTGTGGCGTCAGCCGGCTGGCGCGCTTCAACGTCACGGCCGAGAGCCTGTCCGCCGGCAGCGACAAGGTGGCGTATTTCGAGGGCACGCCCATTCCGACCAGCCTGCTGCTGACCCTGGTCCTGGCCATTGCCGCGTCGCAGGCAGCGCTGGGCGACGGCCTGTGGGGAGGTGTGCTGGCGCTGGGCCCCTGGGAGCTGCATCCGCTGGTGCTGATGTTCGCCTTGTCCGGAACGGCCATGATCAGCAAGACCTTGCGCATTCCCAAGCTCTGA